The following proteins come from a genomic window of Pelagicoccus albus:
- the ubiE gene encoding bifunctional demethylmenaquinone methyltransferase/2-methoxy-6-polyprenyl-1,4-benzoquinol methylase UbiE: MPDPDKVNSMFSRIAAKYDLANRALSLGIDTLWRDRLVDEVWLKNPSNITDLATGSGDVAFELRKEFAPSIRIDGLDFCEPMLDEARKKQAKAGYRNMSFEVGDCLDLPLPDNSTDAVTISFGYRNLGDRHRGLLEMRRVLRPENGYLFILEFSQPAKIVRPFYYFYLKTLLPNIAGALTGDVSAYRYLSDSIEAFPPREGITQELEDAGFKDIRAIPMTFGMVALHIAKA, from the coding sequence GTGCCCGATCCAGATAAAGTCAACTCCATGTTCAGCCGCATCGCGGCCAAATACGATCTCGCGAACAGAGCCCTCAGCCTCGGCATCGACACGCTTTGGCGAGACCGTTTGGTCGACGAGGTTTGGCTGAAAAATCCGTCCAATATCACGGATCTTGCTACTGGAAGCGGAGATGTCGCATTCGAACTGCGCAAAGAGTTCGCCCCGAGCATCCGCATCGATGGCCTCGACTTCTGCGAACCGATGCTAGACGAGGCCCGCAAAAAACAGGCCAAAGCTGGTTATCGAAACATGAGCTTCGAGGTCGGCGATTGCCTGGACCTTCCACTCCCAGACAACAGCACCGACGCGGTAACAATCTCGTTTGGCTACCGCAACCTAGGTGATCGGCACCGCGGCCTGCTCGAAATGAGAAGAGTTCTACGACCGGAAAATGGATACCTTTTCATCCTAGAGTTTTCGCAACCGGCGAAAATTGTCCGCCCGTTCTACTACTTTTACCTCAAGACACTTCTGCCCAATATAGCCGGAGCCTTGACCGGCGACGTAAGCGCTTACCGGTATTTGAGCGATTCCATCGAGGCATTCCCGCCTCGCGAAGGAATCACCCAAGAGCTGGAAGACGCCGGTTTCAAAGACATCCGAGCAATCCCCATGACATTTGGCATGGTGGCCCTGCACATCGCCAAAGCCTAA
- the erpA gene encoding iron-sulfur cluster insertion protein ErpA — protein sequence MITLTPRAAAKIEELQKEAGEGKLLRVFVESGGCSGFQYGMSFDEAKADDQTLESEGVSLLIDEASLAYMSGSTIDFDDGLQGKGFDIQNPNAESTCGCGKSFS from the coding sequence ATGATCACGCTTACACCGAGAGCAGCAGCAAAGATTGAAGAGCTTCAGAAAGAGGCTGGGGAAGGCAAGCTTCTCCGTGTTTTCGTCGAATCCGGAGGTTGTTCCGGATTCCAGTACGGCATGTCTTTCGACGAAGCGAAAGCGGACGACCAAACTCTCGAGAGCGAAGGTGTCAGTCTTTTGATCGACGAAGCGAGCTTAGCGTACATGAGCGGCAGCACTATCGATTTCGACGATGGCCTGCAGGGGAAGGGGTTCGATATTCAAAACCCAAATGCTGAAAGCACCTGCGGCTGCGGTAAGTCCTTTAGTTGA
- the rpoN gene encoding RNA polymerase factor sigma-54 has translation MAAQGFNQELRQKQTQSLVLAPQLRQSLKILQVAQMDLRTTILEELQTNPSLEEMSMETPSLDEPVPSESESSNDPKDEHSQSEELQFGENFEILNKLDEDWRDYMSQVGGAQNYTSEDAEKREHFFNSLVSETSLQEHLLDQASLADLEPKQKEAIEYLVGSIDNSGFLTTSLSDLALLSGLSLGEMQEAHQTLRSFEPAGIAAFDIQDCLSMQLEAKGRRSSIAYEIIQKHFKLLSRRRIPDIARRMSIDVEDVQDAIAEIALLDPAPGRRFAEDTNRSIMPDVIVEWDEDKWKVSLNSDYIPRLRISPTYKEMIAKGSVSKQEKEYIQEKMRSGKFLINSIEQRQQTIERISNEIIKLQNDFFEEGVSKLRPCTMTQVAEIVGVHETTVSRAIANKYMQTPHGIFEMKFFFTPGYKGSDGEAISNTSVKDMIQNLIAAEDTSKPLSDQEIVSRLQEKDLKIARRTVAKYREELGILPSNLRRQY, from the coding sequence ATGGCCGCGCAAGGTTTCAACCAAGAGCTAAGACAGAAACAAACCCAGTCCCTAGTACTTGCTCCTCAGCTCCGCCAGTCTCTCAAGATTCTGCAAGTGGCTCAGATGGATCTCCGCACTACCATCCTCGAAGAGCTGCAAACCAACCCTTCTCTCGAAGAGATGTCCATGGAGACTCCGAGCCTGGACGAACCCGTTCCAAGCGAAAGCGAATCGAGTAACGATCCTAAAGACGAGCACTCCCAGAGCGAGGAACTGCAATTCGGCGAAAACTTTGAAATTCTCAACAAGCTGGACGAGGACTGGCGCGACTACATGTCGCAAGTGGGCGGCGCTCAAAATTACACCAGCGAAGACGCCGAAAAACGTGAACATTTTTTCAACTCGCTCGTATCCGAAACTTCGCTACAGGAACATCTTCTAGACCAAGCGTCCCTCGCGGACCTCGAGCCTAAGCAAAAAGAAGCCATCGAGTATCTGGTTGGCAGTATCGACAATAGCGGTTTCCTCACAACCTCGCTCTCCGACCTCGCCCTCCTCTCAGGACTCTCTTTGGGCGAAATGCAAGAGGCTCACCAAACCCTGAGAAGCTTCGAGCCTGCCGGCATCGCAGCCTTCGACATCCAGGACTGCCTCTCAATGCAATTAGAGGCAAAAGGTAGGCGCAGCTCCATCGCCTACGAAATTATCCAGAAGCACTTTAAGCTCCTCTCCCGTCGCCGGATTCCAGACATCGCGCGACGCATGAGCATCGACGTCGAAGACGTGCAAGACGCCATAGCTGAAATCGCCTTGCTGGACCCAGCCCCTGGACGACGTTTCGCAGAGGATACAAATCGCTCCATCATGCCAGATGTCATCGTGGAATGGGACGAGGACAAGTGGAAGGTTTCCCTCAACTCCGATTATATCCCAAGGCTACGCATCAGTCCTACCTATAAAGAGATGATCGCCAAAGGCAGCGTCTCGAAACAGGAGAAAGAGTACATTCAAGAAAAGATGCGTTCGGGCAAATTCCTGATCAACTCCATCGAACAGAGGCAGCAGACGATCGAGCGGATTTCAAACGAGATCATAAAACTCCAAAACGACTTTTTCGAGGAAGGCGTATCCAAGCTACGCCCCTGTACCATGACGCAAGTCGCTGAAATCGTGGGCGTGCACGAAACCACCGTGTCCCGTGCTATCGCCAATAAGTACATGCAGACTCCGCACGGAATTTTCGAAATGAAATTCTTCTTCACTCCAGGCTACAAGGGCTCGGACGGAGAAGCTATTTCAAACACCAGCGTTAAGGACATGATTCAAAACCTGATAGCTGCCGAAGACACCTCCAAGCCATTGAGCGACCAAGAGATCGTGTCTCGCCTGCAAGAAAAGGATTTGAAAATCGCTCGACGGACCGTCGCAAAGTATCGCGAGGAACTGGGAATTTTGCCCAGCAACCTCCGTCGACAGTATTAG
- a CDS encoding trimeric intracellular cation channel family protein, with translation MPLTTQSLVYYLGLVGVAVFAISGALAADRKGSDWVGVLFLASATALGGGTLRDVLLKREAVFWIANPTYLWVVIGATVFTIIYVRYFKPPTNALNFADAIGLAMFSIVGAKIAEAEGMTPLIVVTMGVFTGVAGGIIRDVLANEIPLIFRSGEPIYSVSAASGIIAYLGLKYLGVPSQTASLSGVAVIAATRFAGIFWHIKLPEFSVRKH, from the coding sequence GTGCCGCTAACGACACAAAGTCTGGTCTACTACCTAGGTCTTGTAGGAGTAGCTGTGTTTGCCATCAGTGGTGCCCTCGCAGCAGATCGCAAAGGGTCCGACTGGGTTGGGGTTCTTTTTCTGGCAAGTGCCACCGCCCTCGGTGGTGGAACACTGCGTGACGTACTCCTGAAACGTGAGGCGGTTTTTTGGATAGCAAATCCAACTTATCTCTGGGTGGTTATCGGAGCTACCGTATTCACAATCATATACGTTCGCTACTTTAAGCCTCCGACCAACGCCCTAAACTTCGCTGATGCCATCGGGCTCGCTATGTTTTCAATCGTTGGAGCCAAGATCGCCGAGGCTGAGGGCATGACTCCTCTGATCGTAGTAACCATGGGAGTTTTCACCGGTGTAGCCGGCGGCATCATCCGCGATGTGCTGGCCAACGAAATCCCACTTATCTTCCGATCTGGCGAACCGATTTATTCCGTTTCCGCAGCTTCCGGGATCATCGCTTACCTGGGCTTAAAATATCTCGGAGTCCCATCCCAAACCGCCAGCCTCTCCGGAGTAGCAGTCATCGCAGCAACTCGCTTTGCTGGCATCTTCTGGCACATAAAGTTGCCGGAGTTCTCGGTAAGAAAACATTAG
- a CDS encoding NUDIX hydrolase, whose product MSRENLIKQLEAYRDNWEAENATATRFIDFVSRNPNCFERSLQEGHVTGSAWIVDKSGKKTLLTHHRKLDAWFQLGGHADGEQDVFKVSLNEAIEESGIQNFTALQKEIFDIDIHLIPARKQDPEHYHYDIRYLLQPTDSEELSMSSESLDLQWVAIENLEDYTCEESMLRMRRKWISSAQYAQLG is encoded by the coding sequence ATGAGCAGAGAAAACCTAATCAAGCAATTGGAAGCCTACCGAGACAACTGGGAGGCAGAAAACGCCACCGCAACTCGCTTCATCGACTTCGTATCCAGAAACCCAAACTGTTTCGAACGTAGCCTACAAGAAGGTCACGTAACCGGATCAGCCTGGATCGTGGACAAATCCGGCAAGAAGACCCTACTCACCCATCACCGAAAACTCGATGCATGGTTTCAACTAGGCGGACACGCAGACGGCGAGCAGGACGTATTCAAAGTCTCCTTAAACGAAGCGATAGAAGAATCGGGTATCCAAAATTTCACCGCTCTTCAGAAAGAAATTTTCGACATAGACATCCATCTCATTCCTGCCCGTAAACAGGACCCCGAACACTATCACTACGATATCCGTTATCTGCTTCAACCTACAGATTCAGAGGAACTCTCCATGAGTTCCGAATCGCTAGACCTCCAGTGGGTCGCCATAGAGAATCTGGAAGATTACACCTGCGAGGAGTCCATGCTTCGCATGCGCAGGAAATGGATTAGCTCCGCCCAGTACGCCCAGCTGGGTTGA
- the add gene encoding adenosine deaminase: MIDPRLPFIDLHRHLEGCVRLETMLSLAEQHGLRLPGETIESLTPHVVLSGPQANLIEFLSKLQWMIYVLADLDACRQIAYESVHDAANEGLDYLELRFSPLFMARPHRLNPADVVAAVIDGAKAGERDFGVMTRLIGILSRTFGPELCREELNALLAHKHELRALDLAGDEARWPGELFQDHFRQGRDAGWQITVHAGEAGGSHNIRYAIEQLGATRIGHGIKASEDPELIDLIRERGIGLEVNLTSNVQTNTVSSLQAHPLAKFLDHGLLATINTDDPIISGIDLKFEFHQAAPEAGISVDHARKAQENALATAFLSTSEKAELLTRFQEKQS; encoded by the coding sequence ATGATAGACCCACGCCTCCCTTTTATCGACTTGCACCGGCATCTGGAGGGATGCGTGCGACTCGAAACCATGCTCTCCCTAGCCGAACAGCATGGCCTCCGACTACCAGGAGAGACGATCGAAAGCCTTACCCCTCACGTGGTCCTTTCTGGCCCTCAAGCCAACTTGATCGAATTCCTGTCCAAGCTACAGTGGATGATCTATGTCCTCGCAGATTTGGATGCCTGCCGCCAAATCGCCTACGAAAGCGTACACGATGCGGCCAATGAAGGCCTCGATTATCTAGAGTTACGTTTCAGCCCCTTGTTCATGGCTCGCCCTCATCGACTCAATCCAGCAGACGTAGTGGCCGCGGTCATCGATGGAGCAAAAGCGGGAGAACGTGACTTCGGAGTGATGACTCGATTGATCGGAATCCTGAGCCGAACGTTTGGACCGGAGCTTTGCCGCGAGGAACTCAACGCCTTGCTGGCTCACAAGCACGAACTTCGCGCCCTCGACTTGGCAGGCGACGAAGCAAGATGGCCAGGCGAACTCTTCCAAGACCATTTCCGACAAGGCAGAGATGCGGGCTGGCAGATAACCGTTCACGCGGGCGAAGCGGGTGGCTCTCACAATATCCGCTACGCGATCGAACAACTCGGAGCGACTCGCATCGGACACGGCATTAAGGCTTCGGAAGATCCGGAGCTAATTGATCTGATTCGCGAGCGCGGCATCGGTCTGGAAGTAAACCTGACCAGCAACGTCCAAACGAACACCGTATCCAGCCTGCAAGCGCATCCGTTGGCCAAGTTTTTAGACCACGGGCTTCTGGCAACCATCAACACCGATGACCCAATCATCAGCGGGATCGATCTAAAGTTCGAATTTCATCAAGCCGCCCCAGAAGCGGGAATCAGCGTAGATCACGCCCGCAAAGCTCAGGAAAACGCACTAGCCACCGCATTCCTCTCTACCAGCGAGAAAGCCGAACTGCTAACGCGCTTTCAAGAAAAGCAGTCGTAG
- a CDS encoding NCS2 family permease: MKLFTRGDWEGFFAAFVNNLVQLLILAPLCMMALGFSASLIFGTILPGVAISFLVGNLFYAWQAKKLAEKEGRDDVCALPYGISTPGIFAHIFLVMLPAKQLAISQGLPDPEYVAWQAGLVATLAGGLVEFSGAFFADKLRRLTPRPAMLATLAGVGMGFLGLAFLFQAFASPVVGIVTIALVFIAYFGRVQFLGKIPATLIVLLVGTALSWLVGIAPVGESTEAPWSELGFYFPKLVLGDLIPALTEGHILPYLSVIVPISFLGVVASLQNIESAAAAGDDYPVRPSLVTNGLGTMAAAFCGSPFPTSIYIGHPAWKAMGARAGYSVLNGAFITLVCITGSMSLLTWAIPAEAGLAIILWIGIIISSQAFEATEVKHRVAVVVGIMPGLAAWVMLVVKAAMNAVSSQYGTDPAVIAETVDIAHLSGSFIGGGFALEQGFLYSAMIWSAVVVYIVEREFKVAAYWSFAGAVLAALGLMHSYRLTGSDSIIDLPLVQALVGNLEQGQSLFPAWEFALGYALMGITLLVTPYVAKPETD; this comes from the coding sequence ATGAAGCTCTTCACGCGAGGCGACTGGGAAGGCTTTTTCGCCGCTTTCGTCAACAACTTAGTCCAGCTGCTGATACTGGCTCCGCTGTGCATGATGGCGCTCGGTTTTTCCGCCTCCCTCATTTTCGGAACTATCCTGCCAGGGGTCGCAATTTCGTTTTTGGTGGGAAATCTGTTTTACGCGTGGCAGGCGAAAAAGCTGGCAGAGAAGGAAGGGCGCGATGATGTTTGCGCATTGCCTTACGGCATCAGCACGCCCGGCATTTTCGCCCATATATTCTTGGTTATGTTGCCCGCGAAGCAGCTAGCGATAAGTCAAGGTCTACCGGATCCTGAATACGTGGCTTGGCAGGCCGGTTTGGTGGCGACCTTGGCTGGCGGACTGGTGGAATTTTCCGGAGCCTTTTTCGCCGATAAGTTGCGTCGCCTGACGCCGCGTCCTGCGATGTTGGCAACTTTGGCGGGTGTTGGAATGGGCTTCCTCGGTTTGGCGTTTCTGTTTCAAGCCTTCGCTTCACCTGTTGTGGGAATCGTGACGATAGCGCTTGTCTTTATCGCTTATTTTGGACGCGTGCAATTTCTGGGAAAAATTCCAGCTACGCTGATCGTTTTACTGGTGGGTACAGCTTTGAGCTGGCTCGTTGGTATTGCTCCAGTAGGGGAGAGTACGGAAGCTCCTTGGAGTGAACTCGGCTTCTATTTTCCGAAGCTTGTATTGGGTGATCTGATACCAGCTTTGACGGAAGGGCACATCTTGCCCTACCTTTCGGTCATTGTGCCGATCAGTTTTTTGGGTGTGGTTGCGTCACTACAAAACATCGAATCCGCTGCCGCGGCGGGTGATGATTACCCGGTCCGACCCAGTCTGGTGACCAACGGACTCGGAACCATGGCGGCCGCATTTTGTGGTTCTCCGTTTCCGACCTCGATCTACATTGGGCATCCTGCCTGGAAAGCAATGGGGGCTCGGGCTGGGTATTCAGTTTTGAATGGAGCGTTTATCACACTGGTTTGTATCACTGGATCAATGTCGCTGCTAACGTGGGCTATTCCGGCAGAAGCAGGTTTGGCGATCATCCTTTGGATCGGGATAATCATCTCATCCCAAGCCTTTGAAGCAACCGAAGTGAAGCATCGCGTGGCTGTTGTGGTGGGAATTATGCCCGGCTTAGCTGCATGGGTGATGCTGGTGGTGAAGGCAGCGATGAATGCGGTCTCCAGTCAGTACGGAACTGATCCGGCCGTGATCGCGGAAACGGTAGATATTGCTCACTTATCCGGTTCGTTCATCGGAGGCGGTTTTGCTTTGGAGCAAGGCTTTCTCTACTCGGCGATGATTTGGTCCGCGGTAGTGGTCTACATTGTGGAACGGGAGTTCAAAGTCGCCGCGTACTGGAGTTTTGCGGGAGCTGTCCTAGCGGCATTGGGCTTAATGCACTCCTATCGATTGACCGGCTCCGACTCCATTATCGATCTTCCGCTTGTCCAAGCATTGGTGGGAAATCTTGAACAGGGGCAGAGTTTGTTCCCCGCTTGGGAATTCGCTTTGGGCTATGCTCTGATGGGTATCACTCTTTTGGTGACACCGTATGTCGCTAAGCCCGAGACTGATTAA
- a CDS encoding 5'-methylthioadenosine/S-adenosylhomocysteine nucleosidase codes for MPSEVRLINDRLTRKTHGQLECFPYHSGFIGKRKVVVAVTGVGVTNGAMVATLFAHHFKPSELVVSGTGSRFNPRIRTGDTLISKKTIHHAAGSLTDDGMVYRKVRGPLPGQMTHWAYPPDKELFRLAKAAVSSYEPEPVTVEGETYTPKVMPGVVSASDLFGVSDAKIADMKAKLNPDLMEMESAAIAQVCHQLGVPHVVFRAGSNRTQSDPGAAYRKLGQTAAAAAARWTIHFVEFLGNQSSR; via the coding sequence ATGCCTTCCGAAGTCCGGCTGATCAACGACCGGCTTACTCGAAAGACACATGGGCAACTCGAGTGCTTCCCGTATCACTCTGGGTTTATTGGCAAGCGAAAGGTCGTGGTGGCGGTCACTGGCGTAGGGGTGACCAATGGCGCGATGGTGGCGACTTTGTTTGCCCATCATTTTAAACCCTCGGAACTGGTCGTTTCCGGAACGGGTTCTCGATTTAACCCACGTATCCGGACGGGCGATACGCTTATATCCAAAAAGACTATTCATCATGCCGCTGGAAGCTTGACCGATGATGGTATGGTGTACCGCAAGGTGAGGGGGCCTTTGCCCGGTCAGATGACGCATTGGGCGTACCCGCCTGACAAGGAATTGTTTCGCTTGGCGAAGGCAGCGGTGTCGAGCTACGAGCCAGAACCGGTGACTGTGGAGGGCGAAACTTATACCCCGAAAGTTATGCCCGGCGTGGTCAGCGCTAGTGATCTATTTGGCGTGTCCGACGCCAAAATCGCGGATATGAAAGCCAAGCTAAACCCCGACCTAATGGAAATGGAAAGCGCCGCGATCGCGCAGGTCTGCCACCAGCTCGGTGTGCCGCATGTCGTTTTTAGGGCAGGCAGCAATCGAACGCAGTCCGACCCCGGAGCCGCCTACCGGAAGCTAGGCCAAACTGCGGCTGCTGCTGCAGCTCGCTGGACGATTCACTTCGTCGAGTTTCTAGGAAACCAAAGCAGTCGATGA
- a CDS encoding HD domain-containing protein, with protein MPDSSNRLAQQMAFIIEADKLKNIFRQSYISDASRRENDAEHSWHLALMAITLYEHANTPELDLLKILRMVTIHDIVEIDAGDTYIYDEVHKQDQEEREQRAADRLFGMLPDDQALSFRAIWDEFEEGETPEARFAKAIDRLHPMLLNYLAEGKTWKKHDVAASQVRAINCKIDKGSHDLWTFAQDLIEKAVAEGLLRDA; from the coding sequence ATGCCTGATAGTTCCAACCGACTCGCCCAGCAAATGGCCTTCATTATCGAAGCCGATAAGCTGAAGAATATATTTCGCCAATCGTACATTAGCGACGCCTCTCGCCGGGAAAATGACGCCGAGCACTCTTGGCATTTGGCTCTGATGGCGATCACGCTCTACGAGCACGCCAATACCCCGGAGCTCGATCTGCTGAAAATCCTCCGCATGGTTACCATCCACGATATCGTGGAAATCGACGCGGGCGACACCTACATCTACGACGAAGTGCATAAGCAGGACCAAGAGGAACGCGAGCAACGGGCCGCGGATCGGCTTTTTGGCATGTTGCCAGACGACCAAGCCCTCAGCTTTCGGGCGATCTGGGACGAATTTGAGGAAGGAGAAACGCCGGAGGCTCGCTTCGCCAAAGCGATCGATCGCCTGCACCCGATGCTTCTGAACTACTTGGCCGAGGGGAAAACCTGGAAAAAGCACGACGTGGCGGCTAGTCAAGTGCGAGCCATCAATTGCAAGATCGACAAGGGCAGCCACGATCTCTGGACCTTCGCCCAAGATCTCATCGAAAAAGCGGTAGCGGAAGGCTTGCTGCGCGACGCCTAA
- a CDS encoding DoxX family protein, translating into MKSPLAGLGKLDYIGILFYRVGVGALLAFHGFPIITGGGDVWTDVGSAAAIASLPSAFFEYVGLASGVIQFAGGILLVLGLFTRATSLTLSVVVGFALANLIVESSFHLSFMVHLQVTLALLGLLFIGPGRLSLDRKGI; encoded by the coding sequence ATGAAATCCCCTTTAGCAGGCCTTGGTAAACTCGATTATATTGGCATCCTTTTCTACCGCGTAGGAGTAGGAGCCCTATTGGCGTTTCACGGTTTTCCCATCATCACAGGCGGCGGTGACGTTTGGACGGATGTGGGATCAGCCGCCGCAATCGCCAGCTTGCCATCCGCATTTTTCGAATACGTCGGACTGGCCTCCGGAGTGATCCAATTCGCAGGGGGAATTTTGCTAGTCCTCGGTCTCTTTACCCGAGCGACTTCCCTGACTTTGAGCGTCGTAGTAGGCTTCGCACTGGCCAACCTCATTGTAGAAAGCTCCTTCCACTTGAGCTTCATGGTACACTTGCAGGTAACACTCGCCCTGCTCGGGCTGCTATTTATCGGCCCCGGACGCCTGAGTCTCGACCGCAAGGGCATCTAG
- a CDS encoding MBL fold metallo-hydrolase RNA specificity domain-containing protein — translation MNWRIEKGNGFFLPAIGWHLDARKPVHRSFVSHAHFDHMGAHDTILCSPATAKLMQRRISGKRNWIIHDFGETFELKPGVTACFYPAGHIIGSTMLWLEKEGRSFLYTGDFKLTRGISAEVCQPVKADTLVLESTYGLPRYTFPPEEQVFGEMIQFCRDTLDNGDTPVIFGYSLGKSQAILRSLAEAKLEVMLHPQVLKLTRSCEELGWEFPPYFAFAERQHEGKVIISPPMPKDSEWMQSIRKPKTAMISGWALDPSSTFRYQCDKTFPISDHADYLDLLSFVAKVDPSEVYTVHGFAKEFAATLREQGYQAFALNQENQLGLDLPAEPVVENDLPQTSEPKIESVDDSSYAAFAQLYESLCQTDSIRKKQDLLDSHLAKLSAEDCNACISLLDTPDPAIATDFPPKRVLQSLLLATGTSESEYKQLHQQLRNTQTTAAKLLGQQSITSGKSLRDLQAFLKALAAAPNPIFKQSLLSEQFRKLWPAEGVHLLAYLSHSTSHELSDEIFCQAIAQRFGQNVVEVRAAYLRNGRLLPVLQAAADHRLDSIRICYFQPIAPLQAKLEFSPEAVMEKQGLSLWAEPEHDGMRCQIHKNGEHVDLYDASGDRITHLFPELVETARSIPQHFIADAAVVPWGYESPLPRSELDKRLTLRAEDLFLGEDVEVTLWLFDLLCLNGEDLLDKPLEERRQKLDTFSVTPKIRITPVSPLMGVDQVEEALEQTTSRGNKGLLFKDPQSAYDPLAEAESWLKLR, via the coding sequence ATGAATTGGCGGATCGAGAAAGGAAATGGCTTCTTCCTGCCTGCTATCGGCTGGCATCTGGATGCCCGCAAGCCCGTCCATCGGTCCTTCGTATCTCACGCCCATTTCGATCACATGGGCGCGCACGATACCATCCTCTGTAGCCCCGCCACAGCTAAGCTGATGCAGCGGAGGATTTCGGGGAAACGGAATTGGATCATCCACGACTTCGGAGAGACCTTCGAACTGAAACCGGGAGTCACCGCCTGCTTCTATCCGGCCGGACACATCATCGGTTCGACCATGCTTTGGCTGGAGAAAGAGGGTCGCAGCTTCCTCTACACGGGCGACTTCAAACTGACTCGCGGGATTTCCGCCGAAGTCTGCCAGCCTGTCAAAGCGGACACGCTGGTCCTGGAATCCACCTACGGTTTGCCTCGCTACACCTTCCCGCCGGAAGAGCAGGTATTCGGCGAGATGATACAGTTTTGCCGTGACACCTTGGACAACGGCGATACGCCGGTGATTTTCGGATACAGCCTCGGCAAAAGCCAAGCCATCCTTAGATCCCTAGCCGAAGCGAAACTGGAGGTCATGCTTCACCCACAAGTCCTGAAGCTCACTCGGTCTTGCGAAGAACTGGGCTGGGAATTCCCGCCCTACTTCGCCTTCGCAGAGCGACAGCACGAAGGGAAGGTGATCATTTCTCCACCCATGCCCAAGGACTCGGAATGGATGCAAAGTATCCGCAAACCAAAGACCGCCATGATCTCGGGCTGGGCCTTGGATCCGTCCTCCACTTTTCGCTACCAGTGCGACAAGACTTTCCCGATCTCGGATCACGCGGACTACTTGGATCTGCTCAGTTTCGTAGCCAAAGTAGACCCGAGCGAAGTCTACACCGTGCACGGATTCGCCAAGGAATTCGCCGCCACACTACGCGAACAAGGTTATCAAGCCTTCGCCCTCAACCAAGAAAACCAGCTGGGCTTAGACCTGCCCGCTGAGCCTGTTGTGGAGAACGATCTGCCCCAAACGTCGGAGCCAAAAATCGAATCGGTGGACGACTCCAGCTACGCGGCGTTCGCCCAGCTCTACGAATCCCTCTGCCAAACCGATAGTATTCGCAAAAAGCAGGATCTGCTGGATTCGCATCTTGCGAAGCTGAGCGCCGAGGATTGTAACGCCTGCATTTCCCTTCTTGATACGCCCGATCCGGCGATCGCCACGGACTTCCCGCCCAAACGCGTTCTGCAATCGCTGCTCCTGGCCACCGGAACAAGCGAAAGCGAATACAAGCAGCTACACCAGCAACTAAGAAATACTCAGACGACTGCAGCTAAACTCCTCGGCCAGCAGTCAATCACATCCGGCAAATCGCTTCGGGACCTTCAGGCCTTCCTCAAGGCTCTTGCCGCCGCACCTAATCCCATTTTCAAGCAATCCCTGCTAAGCGAACAGTTTCGCAAACTATGGCCAGCCGAAGGCGTTCACCTGCTGGCCTACCTAAGCCACTCCACCTCCCACGAACTGAGCGACGAGATTTTCTGCCAAGCCATCGCCCAACGCTTCGGGCAAAACGTGGTGGAGGTGCGGGCTGCTTACCTGAGAAACGGGCGACTGCTCCCCGTGCTGCAAGCCGCCGCAGACCACCGCTTGGACTCCATCCGCATTTGCTATTTTCAGCCCATAGCTCCATTGCAGGCGAAATTGGAGTTCAGCCCTGAGGCTGTAATGGAAAAGCAAGGCCTCTCGCTCTGGGCAGAACCGGAACACGACGGGATGCGCTGTCAAATCCACAAAAATGGCGAGCACGTGGACCTCTACGACGCCAGCGGGGACCGCATCACCCACCTTTTCCCAGAGCTAGTCGAGACTGCCCGGTCCATCCCCCAGCACTTTATCGCCGACGCGGCGGTCGTCCCCTGGGGTTACGAAAGTCCGCTTCCCCGCAGCGAATTGGATAAACGCCTCACCCTTCGCGCCGAGGACCTTTTCTTAGGCGAGGATGTAGAGGTAACGCTTTGGCTCTTCGACCTGCTTTGCCTCAATGGAGAAGACCTGCTGGACAAGCCGTTGGAGGAAAGACGCCAGAAACTGGACACCTTTTCGGTGACCCCAAAAATACGGATTACTCCCGTTTCCCCGCTCATGGGAGTCGACCAGGTAGAAGAAGCCCTCGAGCAAACGACCTCGCGCGGAAACAAGGGACTCCTCTTCAAGGACCCTCAAAGCGCCTACGATCCTCTAGCCGAAGCGGAAAGCTGGCTAAAACTGAGATAG